A single region of the Phoenix dactylifera cultivar Barhee BC4 unplaced genomic scaffold, palm_55x_up_171113_PBpolish2nd_filt_p 000848F, whole genome shotgun sequence genome encodes:
- the LOC103713310 gene encoding nuclear transcription factor Y subunit B-6-like, whose amino-acid sequence MAGGGDGKWLPRMSSGAARPFDDGINASQAGPAGVNTNLQAGSAAGTPVPPGGAASTATAPAAQPQVKLREQEHYMPTTNVIRIMRRVLPMHAKISDDAKMTILECVSEYISFITGEANERCQREQRKTITAEDVIWAMGKLGFEDYVGPLRRYLQRYRESEGDQRTGLRGEHFPIFKQRRHPPIAASPSVGSQPPLMCSSMLPPPPSSSLIMPPTAPPPFINHLSGEGSASVDYFLGMYGGGDGAGTSNSEAPPMPDFYP is encoded by the exons ATGGCAGGAGGTGGTGATGGCAAATGGTTACCAAGGATGAGCTCTG GTGCGGCCAGGCCATTCGATGACGGGATCAACGCGAGCCAGGCGGGTCCCGCCGGAGTCAACACCAACCTGCAGGCCGGTTCGGCCGCCGGGACCCCGGTCCCTCCCGGCGGCGCCGCCTCGACCGCCACCGCCCCCGCAGCCCAGCCCCAGGTCAAGCTCCGGGAGCAGGAGCATTACATGCCAACCACCAACGTCATCCGTATCATGCGCAGGGTCCTGCCGATGCATGCAAAGATTTCCGACGACGCCAAAATGACGATCCTGGAGTGCGTGTCGGAGTACATCAGCTTCATCACCGGCGAGGCCAACGAGCGGTGCCAGCGGGAGCAGCGCAAGACCATCACCGCCGAAGACGTGATCTGGGCCATGGGAAAGCTTGGCTTCGAGGACTACGTCGGTCCCCTCAGACGGTACTTGCAGCGCTACCGTGAGAGTGAGGGCGACCAGCGCACCGGCCTCCGAGGCGAACATTTTCCGATCTTCAAGCAGCGCCGCCACCCCCCGATCGCAGCCTCCCCATCGGTCGGTTCACAGCCGCCCCTAATGTGCTCGTCGATGCTGCCGCCGCCACCTTCATCGAGCCTCATCATGCCACCAACTGCGCCACCTCCTTTCATCAACCATCTCTCCGGCGAAGGCTCAGCATCAGTCGACTACTTCCTCGGGATGTATGGGGGTGGCGATGGTGCGGGGACAAGCAACTCCGAGGCTCCGCCCATGCCCGACTTCTATCCGTAG